The following are from one region of the Aspergillus chevalieri M1 DNA, chromosome 1, nearly complete sequence genome:
- the ATG5 gene encoding autophagy protein 5 (COG:U;~EggNog:ENOG410PMQQ;~InterPro:IPR042527,IPR042526,IPR007239;~PFAM:PF04106;~go_component: GO:0005737 - cytoplasm [Evidence IEA];~go_process: GO:0006914 - autophagy [Evidence IEA]), which produces MSQTLSLASIQKTVWDGKLPLEIVLAPSESRSYDQTDPYLIACSRLTYLPSLLPRLRAFFSPSLIDPNSHAHDGWFSLEGVPLKWHYPIGLLYDLYAEADPASSKGGKPDEADENTSIPLPWRLTVHFNDWPHEELVQLDAEGVVMNDAFINSVKEADFLRNGTAKGIMTLSKEDSSGLWQAVQDVDLPSFQRISNILLPSQPFRNVPIRFFLPLPPDSGAPSLKLVQSPISPSISTSQPQTIGTTLHTLLPHLFPSRRTPVLAKPVLHGAVVPMSAPIEEIVRSSAYGDGWAYIVIRMMG; this is translated from the exons ATGAGTCAAACACTGTCTCTCGCCAGCATCCAAAAGACTGTTTGGGATGGGAAACTCCCACTAGAGATCGTCCTGGCGCCATCCGAGAGCCGGAGCTATGATCAGACAGATCCATATCTT ATTGCATGTTCACGACTCACCTATCTCCCCTCTCTATTGCCCCGGTTAAGGGCGTTCTTCTCTCCGTCCTTGATCGACCCTAACTCCCATGCCCATGACGGATGGTTCTCGCTTGAAGGTGTCCCATTAAAATGGCACTATCCTATCGGACTATTATATGACCTCTATGCCGAAGCAGATCCGGCATCGTCTAAGGGGGGTAAACCGGATGAGGCAGACGAAAATACCAGCATCCCACTTCCTTGGCGGTTAACGGTGCATTTTAACGACTGGCCTCATGAAGAATTAGTCCAACTTGACGCGGAGGGGGTGGTAATGAATGATGCCTTCATTAACAGTGTCAAAGAAGCGGACTTTCTTCGAAACGGGACGGCGAAGGGAATTATGACTCTTTCCAAAGAAGATTCATCTGGTTTGTGGCAAGCTGTTCAAGACG TCGATCTCCCCTCCTTCCAACGTATCTCCAATATTCTACTCCCCTCCCAACCATTCCGCAATGTGCCTATTCGCTTcttcctccctcttcctccagaTTCAGGCGCCCCATCTCTCAAATTAGTGCAATCACCAATTTCACCCTCTATCTCGACATCGCAGCCACAGACTATCGGCACAACCCTCCACACCCTCCTCCCGCATTTGTTTCCGAGCCGCAGAACACCCGTATTAGCCAAGCCTGTACTGCACGGAGCCGTGGTGCCCATGTCTGCGCCCATTGAGGAAATAGTCAGGAGTTCAGCTTATGGAGATGGATGGGCATATATTGTTATACGTATGATGGGCTAG
- a CDS encoding uncharacterized protein (COG:P;~EggNog:ENOG410PKFV;~InterPro:IPR006153,IPR038770;~TransMembrane:4 (i9-27o39-56i68-94o100-119i);~go_component: GO:0016021 - integral component of membrane [Evidence IEA];~go_function: GO:0015299 - solute:proton antiporter activity [Evidence IEA];~go_process: GO:0006812 - cation transport [Evidence IEA];~go_process: GO:0055085 - transmembrane transport [Evidence IEA]), producing the protein MVNTVLDKIIYCGLISQLLIGMAWGVLGGDLLELSVQKSIQQLGYLGLLLLVYEGGLSTSFSQLKSRFVFSALVAITGVGVPMGLSFVLMTLLAATPLQAFAAGAALCLTSIGTTFTVLSTTGLPRRAWVSYWAAPP; encoded by the exons ATGGTCAATACCGTGCTCGACAAGATCATCTACTGCGGACTAATCAGCCAGCTTCTTATTGGGATGGCATGGGGCGTCCTGGGGGGGGATTTGTTAGAGTTGAGTGTTCAGAAGTCGATCCAGCAGCTGGGATACCTTGGTCTTTTGCTGCTTGTTTATGAGG GTGGTCTATCAACTTCTTTCTCCCAGCTGAAGTCAAGATTTGTCTTTTCCGCTCTGGTGGCCATCACCGGAGTCGGTGTCCCTATGGGTCTCTCTTTTGTTCTGATGACTCTCCTTGCCGCAACTCCCCTGCAGGCCTTCGCTGCGGGCGCGGCGCTCTGTTTGACTAGTATAGGTACCACATTTACTGTTCTTTCCACCACGGGACTGCCAAGACGCGCCTGGGTGTCGTACTGGGCAGCGCCGCCATGA
- a CDS encoding uncharacterized protein (COG:P;~EggNog:ENOG410PKFV;~TransMembrane:4 (o20-43i55-80o86-104i170-186o)), which yields MVQIISNLGGASTASFDPVIVIKPILVALWFPVRLVFICRFVVAKAVRLIQAKKLYVHFPEAVMSINFGFIAHMCLLVGIVAGATYAGTSGLFAAYLAGASISWHDELLMTISTDSSTEGIELQDRSTQDRGSSSQSSTTSRQTEAVVMKKYPTGEEVFERFCKEPLKRVLSLLFFASIGFSIPITKCSKEKSSGAA from the exons ATGGTCCAGATTATTTCGAATTTAGGTGGTGCTTCAACAGCATCTTTTGACCCCGTTATTGTGATTAAACCCATTCTAGTCGCGTTATGGTTCCCCGTGCGACTGGTATTTATCTGTCGGTTTGTGGTTGCGAAAGCCGTGCGGTTGATTCAAGCGAAGAAGCTATATGTCCATTTCCCGGAGGCGGTTATGTCGATTAACTTTGGGTTCATCGCTCATATGTGCCTTCTAGTCGGGATAGTTGCTGGTGCTACGTATGCTGGTACATCGGGCCTCTTCGCAGCATATCTCGCTGGAGCGAGCATCTCCTGGCATGATGAGTTGTTGATGACAATCTCTACGGATTCTTCTACGGAAGGCATTGAGTTGCAAGATCGCTCGACTCAAGACAGAGGGAGCAGCTCCCAGTCGAGCACAACATCGCGACAGACAGAAGCAGTAGTCATGAAAAAGTATCCAACAGGAGAAGAAGTCTTCGAGCGCTTCTGCAAAGAGCCACTCAAACGGGTCTTGAGCCTGCTCTTCTTC GCATCGATTGGTTTCTCAATTCCAATCACCAAATGTTCCAAGGAGAAGTCGTCTGGTGCGGCGTAG
- a CDS encoding uncharacterized protein (COG:S;~EggNog:ENOG410PT8P;~InterPro:IPR003817;~go_function: GO:0004609 - phosphatidylserine decarboxylase activity [Evidence IEA];~go_process: GO:0008654 - phospholipid biosynthetic process [Evidence IEA]): protein MSDLEKYGVTSAKGFLDFANWLVEDWIPTETTKGRHLLHHLHLLLRPRAGAFGFPPDPIHPDSVGKPLTPLSEWVVQFAQDVGAHLNKPSLI from the coding sequence ATGTCCGACCTAGAAAAGTACGGTGTCACTTCAGCCAAGGGCTTCCTCGATTTCGCCAACTGGCTGGTCGAGGACTGGATACCCACCGAAACCACCAAGGGCAGACATCTACTACATCATCTGCATCTTCTACTTCGTCCCCGTGCAGGAGCCTTTGGCTTCCCACCAGACCCGATCCATCCGGATAGCGTCGGCAAGCCCCTGACCCCTCTGTCTGAGTGGGTGGTTCAATTCGCGCAAGATGTTGGAGCGCATCTCAACAAGCCGTCTTTGATCTAG
- a CDS encoding uncharacterized protein (COG:S;~EggNog:ENOG410PWRB), which translates to MSMYPWHGIPNHSAPQPQVQPQQPHQSPHAQHSPSAAQSHSHSHSTSTSSPSTPYQMPHLRWMPSMMSRQQPQQPQPQQHQNTTSGSASATPSISSNLRMGQNSNHQSVSVVVETRPMSEPQCGRGPGEDGMEGSEESEQDAGRDMVVLDAPGDADYVSPEGNAGGGRRRRCGGGSGGGLAVANDDRDNPIDEVDMNTASQLMAAGNNAASNERKHGKRLTTSEEVSLFEICNRHAPDFGQRSNLCKWWITVTAEFTHDQGHPYSWHSVRRKVEMVTKQRMRFLEEQREKGAAASEDLSNPRWRAAVDAWIPTWQRWEEAEAKRIEKRDSRKTRKRKSRGWEYPWDTVVAPEEDDGWRAPSVEHTTTGTPGYNQTPVQVQAPVPVSSTPVPALPQANVPVPVRLPPGFDSMFSNPNPSPQSPPTAPLAQKTPYQSISPAPAVAATATSTEPNMMTALLETLGKLNKHLDANPDPRSALAPGQQNHHLNDNEHNNTDNIMSTPLSLLKEELKREIREELRREIERDHASLEEKLDSVQRTQEMILEMLRQEPA; encoded by the coding sequence ATGTCAATGTATCCCTGGCATGGGATCCCAAACCACTCCGCGCCGCAGCCGCAAGTACAACCGCAACAACCGCATCAAAGTCCCCATGCGCAGCATTCACCATCAGCAGCGCAGTCGCATTCGCATTCCCACTCCACATCCACGTCTTCTCCGTCCACACCATACCAAATGCCGCATTTACGATGGATGCCGTCAATGATGTCGCGCCAGCAGCCGCAacagccgcagccgcagcaacaCCAGAATACAACCAGTGGTAGCGCAAGTGCGACGCCGAGTATATCGTCGAATCTGCGCATGGGCCAGAACTCGAACCACCAGTCTGTTTCAGTGGTTGTTGAGACGAGGCCCATGTCGGAGCCGCAGTGTGGTCGGGGACCTGGGGAGGATGGTATGGAGGGGTCGGAGGAGAGTGAGCAGGATGCGGGGAGGGATATGGTTGTGTTGGATGCGCCGGGGGATGCGGATTATGTGTCGCCTGAGGGGAATGCTGGGGGTGGACGGCGGAGGAGATGTGGTGGGGGTTCTGGTGGTGGGTTGGCGGTCGCGAATGATGATAGGGATAACCCTATCGACGAGGTGGATATGAACACTGCCAGCCAACTCATGGCTGCTGGTAATAATGCGGCAAGCAATGAACGCAAACATGGCAAACGTCTAACGACATCTGAGGAAGTGTCATTGTTTGAAATCTGCAACCGCCACGCACCCGACTTCGGACAGCGGAGCAACCTCTGCAAGTGGTGGATCACCGTCACTGCTGAATTCACCCACGATCAAGGCCATCCGTACTCGTGGCATTCCGTGCGTCGTAAAGTCGAGATGGTGACCAAGCAGCGCATGCGATTCCTCGAGGAGCAGCGCGAGAAGGGCGCCGCTGCCAGTGAAGATTTATCGAATCCGCGGTGGCGCGCTGCGGTTGATGCTTGGATACCCACGTGGCAGAGGTGGGAGGAAGCGGAGGCAAAGAGAATTGAGAAGAGAGATTCACGGAAGacgagaaagaggaagagtcgGGGATGGGAGTATCCGTGGGATACAGTTGTTGCGccggaggaggatgacgggTGGAGGGCGCCGTCGGTCGAGCATACAACCACGGGTACCCCAGGTTACAATCAGACCCCGGTACAAGTGCAGGCGCCTGTACCTGTCTCTTCGACACCAGTCCCCGCACTCCCACAAGCCAATGTCCCCGTCCCTGTCCGTCTACCACCGGGCTTCGACTCAATGTTCTCCAACCCTAACCCATCGCCACAATCACCACCAACAGCACCACTGGCCCAGAAAACACCATACCAATCTATCTCTCCTGCACCAGCAGTAGCAGCAACAGCGACATCCACTGAACCAAACATGATGACCGCTCTCCTAGAAACACTAGGAAAATTAAATAAGCACCTCGACGCAAATCCAGACCCACGTTCTGCTCTTGCTCCCGGGCAACAGAATCACCATCTTAATGACAATGAGCATAATAATACAGATAATATAATGTCAACGCCGCTTAGCCTGCTCAAAGAAGAGCTCAAGCGGGAGATACGTGAGGAACTCCGCCGGGAAATCGAGCGGGATCATGCATCGTTGGAGGAAAAGCTAGATTCGGTGCAGAGGACGCAGGAAATGATTCTGGAGATGTTGAGGCAGGAACCTGCCTGA
- the PDA1 gene encoding pyruvate dehydrogenase (acetyl-transferring) subunit E1 alpha (COG:C;~EggNog:ENOG410PFYV;~InterPro:IPR029061,IPR001017;~PFAM:PF00676;~go_function: GO:0016624 - oxidoreductase activity, acting on the aldehyde or oxo group of donors, disulfide as acceptor [Evidence IEA]) codes for MLFRTAWARQALPLRRQAFTPLARRSVTTDAASAHAENIPQEDDKPFTVRLSDESFETYELDPPPYTLEVTKKDLKQMYYDMVTVRRMEMAADRLYKEKKIRGFCHLSTGQEAVAVGIEHAINADDKLITAYRCHGFAYMRGGTVRSIIGELLGRREGIAYGKGGSMHMFAPNFYGGNGIVGAQVPVGAGLAFAQQYNEQPNTSIILYGDGAANQGQVFEAFNMAKLWNLPALFGCENNKYGMGTSAARSSALTEYYKRGQYIPGIKVNAMDVLATKAAVKYAKDYTVAGNGPLVFEYVTYRYGGHSMSDPGTTYRSREEIQRMRSTYDPIAGLKQKILDWSVMTEDDLKNLDKEARAHVDEEVAAAEAMPVPDNTPRILYEDIYVRGSEPRWMRGRTVDETFYY; via the exons ATGTTGTTCCGCACTGCTTGGGCCCGTCAGGCTCTTCCTCTCCGCCGTCAGGCCTTCACTCCCTTGGCGCGCCGTTCCGTCACCACCGACGCTGCTTCGGCGCATGCTGAAAACATTCCCCAG GAAGATGACAAGCCCTTCACCGTCCGTCTCTCCGATGAGAGCTTCGAGACCTACGAACTCGACCCCCCACCCTACACTCTTGAGGTCACCAAGAAGGATCTGAAGCAGATGTACTACGACATGGTCACTGTCAG ACGGATGGAAATGGCTGCAGACCGTCTCtacaaggagaagaagatccGGGGTTTCTGTCACTTGTCGACCGGTCAGGAAGCCGTCGCCGTCGGTATCGAGCACGCCATCAACGCCGACGACAAGCTTATCACTGCTTACCGTTGCCACGGTTTCGCTTACATGCGCGGTGGTACCGTCCGCTCCATCATCGGTGAGCTGCTCGGCCGTCGCGAGGGTATCGCCTACGGAAAGGGTGGTTCCATGCACATGTTCGCCCCCAACTTCTACGGTGGAAACGGTATCGTCGGTGCTCAGGTGCCTGTTGGCGCTGGTCTGGCTTTCGCTCAGCAGTACAACGAGCAGCCCAACACCAGTATCATCCTGTATGGTGACGGTGCTGCCAACCAGGGTCAGGTTTTCGAGGCTTTCAACATGGCTAAGCTGTGGAACCTTCCTGCTCTGTTCGGTTGCGAGA ACAACAAATACGGTATGGGTACCTCCGCGGCTCGGTCCTCCGCTTTGACCGAGTACTACAAGCGTGGTCAGTACATCCCCGGTATCAAGGTCAACGCTATGGATGTCCTTGCCACCAAGGCCGCCGTCAAGTACGCCAAGGACTACACCGTGGCCGGCAACGGTCCCTTGGTTTTCGAGTACGTCACCTACCGGTACGGTGGTCACTCCATGTCCGACCCCGGTACCACCTACCGTAGCCGTGAGGAGATTCAGCGCATGCGCAGCACCTACGACCCTATCGCCGGTCTCAAGCAAAAGATCCTCGACTGGAGCGTCATGACCGAGGATGACCTCAAGAACCTCGACAAGGAGGCCCGTGCCCACGTCGATGAGGAGGTCGCCGCCGCCGAAGCCATGCCTGTCCCCGACAACACTCCCCGTATCCTCTATGAAGACATTTACGTCCGTGGCAGTGAGCCCCGCTGGATGAGAGGCCGTACCGTGGATGAGACGTTTTACTACTAG